The Sphingomonas sp. LY54 genome includes a region encoding these proteins:
- a CDS encoding urease subunit beta, producing the protein MIPGEFFFEDGEVELNIGRPTTTLHVANRGDRPVQVGSHYHFSEANDHLDFDRDKTRGLRLDIPAGTAVRFEPGQSRDVTLVPFGGARRIFGFNSEVNGALD; encoded by the coding sequence ATGATACCCGGCGAGTTTTTCTTTGAAGACGGCGAGGTCGAACTCAACATCGGCCGGCCCACGACCACGCTGCACGTCGCAAATCGCGGCGACCGCCCGGTACAGGTCGGTTCCCACTATCATTTCTCGGAAGCGAACGATCATCTCGACTTCGATCGCGACAAGACGCGCGGGCTCCGGCTCGACATCCCCGCAGGCACCGCTGTGCGCTTCGAGCCTGGCCAATCCCGCGACGTGACGCTGGTCCCATTCGGCGGCGCACGCCGTATTTTCGGGTTCAACTCCGAGGTTAATGGCGCTCTCGACTAG
- the ureG gene encoding urease accessory protein UreG — MNSNYGPLRIGIGGPVGSGKTALMECLCKAMRDHYDIAAITNDIYTKEDAEILTRAEALPRERIMGVETGGCPHTAIREDASMNLAAIDQMNARFPDLDIVLIESGGDNLAATFSPELADIMIYVIDVSAGEKIPRKGGPGITRSDLLIINKVDLAPHVGASLEVMDRDAKRMRGERPFLFTNLKTQDGLDRVIEFIEKAGGLRSRQNATREEDVGG, encoded by the coding sequence ATGAACTCGAATTACGGCCCTCTGCGCATCGGTATCGGCGGCCCCGTCGGCTCAGGCAAGACTGCCCTGATGGAATGTCTTTGCAAGGCAATGCGAGACCACTACGACATCGCCGCGATCACCAACGACATCTATACGAAGGAAGATGCCGAGATCCTGACGCGCGCCGAAGCCCTGCCGCGCGAACGCATCATGGGCGTCGAAACGGGCGGGTGCCCACACACTGCGATCCGCGAGGACGCGTCTATGAACCTCGCCGCGATTGACCAGATGAACGCCCGTTTCCCCGACCTCGACATCGTCCTAATCGAGTCCGGCGGCGACAATCTCGCTGCCACCTTCAGCCCAGAGCTTGCGGATATCATGATCTACGTGATCGACGTCTCCGCCGGCGAGAAGATTCCTCGCAAGGGTGGTCCCGGCATCACCCGCTCGGACCTTCTCATCATCAACAAGGTGGACCTTGCGCCCCATGTCGGAGCTAGCCTCGAGGTGATGGATCGGGACGCCAAACGGATGCGTGGCGAGCGCCCTTTCCTGTTCACGAATTTGAAAACGCAAGATGGCCTCGATCGAGTGATCGAATTCATCGAGAAGGCCGGCGGCCTGCGGAGCAGACAAAACGCAACTCGAGAAGAGGATGTCGGCGGATGA
- a CDS encoding SDR family oxidoreductase codes for MRFDGRVVIVTGAGQGLGRAHALEFGRRGARVIVNDLGGGLRGEGADASLAQRVADEIVEGGGEAAASSDSVEQGPRIVEAALDHFGRIDVVINNAGILRDASFAKMTDEDWDLVYRVHLEGSYRVTRATWPHMRKQQFGRVLMTTSAAGLYGNFGQANYAAAKLGLVGLAQTLAVEGRERNIHVNAIAPTAGSRITATVFPEPLLDALKPELVTPLAVRLCHEDAQETGQVFEVGGGWVTRLRWQQSAGAFFDKGAPLTAESLNARWDEVQSFDHVLYPERINDTFAVLGHKIGLHIAL; via the coding sequence ATGCGGTTTGATGGGCGGGTTGTGATCGTTACTGGGGCGGGGCAGGGCCTTGGCCGCGCACACGCGCTCGAATTCGGCCGGCGCGGCGCACGCGTGATAGTCAACGATCTTGGCGGCGGGCTGAGAGGCGAGGGGGCCGATGCGTCGCTGGCGCAACGTGTGGCAGACGAGATCGTCGAAGGCGGCGGCGAAGCGGCGGCCAGCAGCGACAGCGTCGAACAGGGCCCGCGGATCGTGGAGGCGGCGCTCGACCACTTCGGACGGATCGATGTGGTGATCAACAACGCCGGAATTCTGCGCGACGCAAGCTTCGCCAAGATGACCGATGAGGATTGGGACCTGGTCTATCGCGTCCACCTCGAAGGCTCGTACCGGGTGACTCGTGCCACGTGGCCTCACATGCGTAAGCAGCAGTTCGGCCGTGTACTTATGACCACGTCGGCAGCGGGGCTCTACGGCAATTTCGGACAGGCGAATTACGCGGCCGCGAAGCTTGGCCTGGTTGGCCTCGCCCAGACGCTCGCGGTGGAAGGCCGCGAGCGCAACATTCATGTGAACGCGATCGCACCGACGGCGGGTTCGCGCATCACCGCAACAGTGTTCCCGGAACCACTGCTCGATGCGCTGAAGCCCGAATTGGTGACGCCGCTCGCCGTGCGCCTTTGCCACGAGGATGCCCAGGAGACGGGGCAGGTGTTCGAGGTCGGGGGTGGCTGGGTCACGCGGCTACGCTGGCAGCAGTCGGCCGGCGCGTTCTTTGACAAGGGCGCCCCGCTCACCGCTGAATCCCTCAACGCGCGCTGGGACGAAGTCCAGTCGTTCGATCACGTGCTGTACCCTGAACGCATCAACGATACCTTTGCAGTCCTCGGTCACAAGATCGGGCTGCACATCGCGCTCTAG
- a CDS encoding glucose 1-dehydrogenase — MRMLDGKVVVVTGGSSGIGRAIALAAARHGAAAVVVGDIRETPREGGQPIVEELRQHGATAHYCETDVSRPESVAGLMAVAAELGGVDLMACNAGILIDADGADVTIEGYRRVMSINADGVLYSAQAAAAQMKDKQKSGSIVLTSSIGGMRGFGRAVAYSSSKGAVRMMAASLADALGPDGIRVNAVCPGFVATQMMALGPVGDDSANSVFGQNTPLRRLGKPAEIGEAVCWLGSDLASFVTGVSLPVDGGLSSVIY, encoded by the coding sequence ATGAGGATGCTGGATGGCAAAGTCGTTGTCGTCACCGGGGGATCGAGCGGGATAGGGCGAGCAATAGCTCTGGCGGCAGCACGGCACGGCGCGGCAGCCGTTGTAGTCGGCGACATTCGAGAGACACCGCGGGAGGGCGGTCAGCCGATCGTTGAAGAGCTACGGCAGCACGGGGCTACAGCGCATTATTGCGAGACTGACGTCTCCCGGCCGGAGAGCGTTGCCGGCCTGATGGCGGTGGCGGCGGAACTGGGCGGCGTAGACCTGATGGCATGCAACGCTGGTATCTTAATTGACGCGGATGGCGCGGACGTCACCATAGAAGGTTACCGGCGGGTCATGAGCATTAATGCCGACGGGGTCTTGTATTCCGCTCAGGCCGCTGCGGCTCAGATGAAAGACAAGCAGAAGTCCGGAAGCATTGTGCTGACGTCCAGTATCGGCGGGATGCGTGGATTTGGGCGCGCCGTCGCCTATTCGTCAAGCAAGGGCGCTGTCCGAATGATGGCTGCTTCCCTTGCGGATGCCCTTGGTCCAGACGGCATTCGAGTTAATGCCGTCTGCCCCGGCTTCGTCGCCACGCAAATGATGGCACTCGGACCGGTTGGAGATGACAGCGCCAACTCTGTCTTTGGGCAGAACACTCCGTTGCGGCGATTGGGCAAGCCCGCCGAGATCGGCGAGGCGGTTTGCTGGCTCGGCTCAGATCTAGCGTCTTTTGTGACGGGAGTTTCCTTGCCGGTCGACGGTGGTTTGTCCTCAGTCATTTACTGA
- a CDS encoding outer membrane beta-barrel protein, which produces MKRFILPVAAAVLATGAASSAAAEPFNGPYVGVQGGWSQNDLGSPSTPQGIVNVDRSDDAVSGGVYTGYDLKVSPRVVLGAEAGVQFGANDSITRGNVTVDPKRSIDLTARAGYLVNDDTLLYARGGYTNTRVRTAIEEPAGIRSATANRDGWLVGGGVEHALSDNVSARAEYRYSDLGDGGGKFDRHQALFGISYRF; this is translated from the coding sequence ATGAAGCGTTTCATTTTGCCAGTGGCAGCGGCTGTGCTCGCGACAGGCGCTGCGTCGTCAGCCGCCGCCGAGCCGTTCAACGGCCCCTATGTCGGCGTCCAGGGCGGCTGGAGCCAGAATGATCTTGGCAGCCCCTCCACGCCGCAGGGCATCGTGAATGTGGATCGTTCGGACGACGCGGTCTCCGGCGGCGTCTACACCGGCTATGACCTCAAGGTGAGCCCGAGGGTCGTGCTCGGCGCCGAGGCCGGCGTGCAGTTCGGCGCGAACGACAGCATCACGCGGGGCAATGTGACGGTGGATCCGAAGCGCTCGATCGATCTGACGGCGCGCGCCGGCTATCTCGTCAATGACGATACCCTTCTGTACGCGCGCGGCGGCTACACCAACACGCGTGTGCGCACGGCGATCGAGGAGCCGGCCGGGATACGCTCGGCCACAGCCAATCGCGACGGGTGGCTCGTTGGCGGCGGTGTCGAACACGCGCTGAGCGACAATGTTTCGGCACGGGCCGAATATCGCTACTCCGATCTTGGCGATGGCGGCGGCAAGTTCGACCGGCACCAGGCCCTGTTTGGAATATCCTACCGCTTCTAA
- a CDS encoding urease accessory protein UreD: protein MNISGGLTGGDRLSIEVAVGEGASATVTTPACEHIYRSAGGDASIEQRLRVDRAARLDWIPQETIVFDRGRVRRRLEVELAHDAEITIAETLIFGRAAMGESVKQGSLSDFWTVRRDGHLLYADAIRIDDPVASTLGSSATLNGHKAFASLLHVGRDLAAKRDELRAAFSLAPGSPAGASIIGDILVARVAAPIGASLRHSIIPALACLRAPLPLPRFWSC, encoded by the coding sequence ATGAACATCAGCGGTGGTCTCACCGGCGGCGATCGCCTATCGATCGAGGTCGCCGTGGGTGAAGGGGCCAGCGCGACCGTTACCACTCCTGCGTGCGAGCATATTTATCGTTCGGCCGGCGGTGACGCCTCCATCGAGCAACGTCTTCGGGTCGACCGCGCTGCGCGGCTCGACTGGATTCCTCAGGAGACCATCGTTTTTGATCGGGGTCGTGTGCGACGGAGGCTCGAGGTTGAACTCGCGCATGATGCCGAGATCACGATCGCAGAGACGCTGATATTCGGGCGCGCGGCGATGGGTGAATCCGTAAAGCAAGGCAGCCTTTCAGACTTCTGGACGGTCCGTCGCGACGGGCACCTACTCTATGCGGACGCCATCCGGATCGACGACCCCGTGGCTTCGACTCTAGGCTCCTCCGCGACCCTAAACGGCCACAAGGCGTTCGCGTCGCTGCTGCACGTCGGGCGCGATCTGGCGGCCAAGCGCGACGAGCTTCGTGCCGCGTTCAGCCTCGCTCCCGGAAGCCCGGCTGGCGCCAGCATCATCGGCGATATCCTCGTGGCGCGGGTGGCAGCGCCGATCGGCGCCTCGTTGAGACATTCCATTATTCCAGCGCTAGCCTGCTTGCGGGCGCCCCTCCCTCTCCCACGGTTCTGGTCCTGCTGA
- a CDS encoding catalase — translation MRIKFPDVIHSLKPDPVTFRQEPNRIFDFMSQTPESMKLLTHLLSPRGVPASYRHMEGFGVNTYKMVNEAGGTECSLLGWRRDSGPRVGMAGDTQSRSSTTYRLLAGIERSFMCRSSAYSGRKPPVCSSEAAATAWVNHCAVQRFTCCEVISRARRPR, via the coding sequence ATGCGAATCAAATTCCCGGACGTGATCCACTCTCTAAAGCCCGACCCGGTGACGTTTCGGCAGGAGCCAAACCGGATCTTCGACTTCATGAGTCAGACTCCTGAATCGATGAAACTGCTGACTCACCTGCTCAGTCCGCGTGGAGTTCCAGCGAGCTACCGGCACATGGAAGGGTTTGGGGTCAACACCTACAAGATGGTCAACGAAGCCGGTGGCACTGAGTGCTCGCTACTAGGCTGGCGGCGTGACTCTGGGCCGCGCGTCGGCATGGCAGGCGACACCCAGAGTCGGTCATCCACCACGTACCGACTGCTCGCCGGAATCGAGCGCTCATTCATGTGCCGCTCTTCGGCTTATTCTGGCCGGAAGCCGCCCGTCTGCTCTTCGGAGGCTGCAGCCACTGCCTGGGTGAACCATTGCGCGGTTCAGCGGTTCACCTGCTGCGAAGTCATTTCGCGAGCGAGGCGCCCTCGATGA
- a CDS encoding FAD-dependent oxidoreductase has protein sequence MRTPATDILIATGRRPNTTGIGLEEAGVALDDRGYIAVNERLETSAPGVWAIGECAGSPQFTHVSLDDFRVIRDNLAGGDRTTRNRLVPYCMFIDPPLARVGLSEGEAERRGIPVRVAKLPITAVLRTRTTGDDQGFMKTVVRMDDDRILGFTMVGHEAGEVMAAVQTAMMAELPFTRFRDAIMTHPTMAEGLGTLYSQVPARTH, from the coding sequence GTGCGCACGCCTGCGACCGACATCCTCATCGCAACTGGACGACGCCCGAACACCACGGGGATCGGCCTTGAGGAGGCCGGTGTCGCGCTAGATGACAGGGGCTATATTGCCGTGAACGAGCGGCTGGAGACCAGCGCGCCCGGCGTCTGGGCGATCGGGGAATGCGCCGGCAGTCCGCAGTTCACGCACGTGTCTCTCGACGATTTTCGGGTCATTCGCGACAATCTGGCCGGAGGAGATCGCACCACACGCAACCGGCTCGTTCCTTATTGCATGTTCATCGATCCACCTCTCGCACGCGTCGGGTTGAGCGAGGGCGAGGCCGAACGCAGAGGCATTCCGGTGCGGGTCGCCAAACTGCCGATAACCGCCGTGCTCAGGACGCGGACGACGGGCGACGATCAGGGATTCATGAAGACGGTCGTCCGCATGGATGACGATCGCATTCTCGGGTTCACAATGGTCGGGCACGAGGCAGGCGAGGTTATGGCCGCCGTGCAAACGGCGATGATGGCAGAATTGCCCTTTACCCGTTTTCGGGATGCGATCATGACCCACCCGACAATGGCAGAAGGTTTGGGCACGCTCTATTCGCAGGTGCCTGCACGCACGCACTAG
- a CDS encoding DUF1971 domain-containing protein yields the protein MNTTLPADLEPYQRTPTFTEETVPPGLLRDHSTKRGTWGVIRMEAGKLRYVVTDPRRPPSERILALDTPPGIVEPTVLHHVEPLGPVRFHVEFYRRADRG from the coding sequence ATGAATACGACATTGCCCGCGGATCTCGAGCCGTATCAGCGAACCCCGACCTTCACCGAGGAAACGGTGCCTCCTGGATTGCTCCGCGATCACTCGACCAAGCGCGGGACGTGGGGCGTCATAAGAATGGAGGCGGGCAAGCTCCGCTATGTAGTGACCGATCCACGCCGACCGCCCAGCGAACGGATATTGGCGCTCGACACGCCGCCCGGCATCGTCGAGCCGACCGTGCTGCATCATGTTGAGCCGCTTGGCCCGGTGCGGTTCCACGTCGAGTTTTATCGGAGGGCGGATCGGGGCTAG
- the ureC gene encoding urease subunit alpha: MAYRMSRPDYSAMFGPTVGDRLRLADTELIIEIERDLTMNGEEAQFGGGKVVRDGMGQSQTTRAEGAVDTVITNAIIIDHWGVVKADIGIKDGRVSGIGNAGNPDVQPDVDIVIGAGTEVISAEGRIVTAGAIDTHIHFICPQQIDEALSAGVTTMVGGGTGPATGSTATNCTPGPWHISRMLQALDGAPVNVAIAGKGSSSRPEALIEQIEAGASCLKVHEDWGSTPAALDCCLSVADDHDVQVMLHADSLNEAGFVETTIAAIKGRTLHAFHTEGSGGGHAPDIIKLAGFANVLPSSNNTTRPFTVNTIDEHLDMLMIVHHLNPKIPEDLAFAESRIRKETIAAEDILHDMGAFSIVASDSQAMGRVGETIIRTFQTAHKMRLQRGRLPEETGDNDNFRVKRYIAKVTINPATTHGLAEHIGSVEVGKFADLVVWNPAFFAVKPDLVLKMGMIARAMMGDPNGSIWSPQPMHSRPMFSAFGRATSASALIFLSPAAHSRGVGEKLALTKPTLPVSNTRGGLTKAAMVHNSATPHIEVDPETYEVRADGELLTCEPAEMLPMAQRYFLF, encoded by the coding sequence ATGGCCTACCGAATGTCGCGCCCGGATTATTCCGCTATGTTCGGTCCGACAGTCGGCGACCGGCTTCGCCTAGCCGACACCGAACTAATCATCGAGATCGAACGTGACCTCACCATGAATGGCGAGGAAGCACAGTTCGGCGGCGGCAAGGTGGTTCGCGACGGCATGGGCCAGTCGCAGACGACGCGCGCCGAAGGCGCAGTCGACACTGTCATCACCAACGCGATCATCATCGACCATTGGGGAGTCGTGAAGGCCGACATCGGCATCAAGGATGGGCGGGTCTCGGGCATCGGCAACGCGGGCAACCCGGACGTCCAGCCGGACGTGGACATCGTCATCGGCGCGGGGACCGAGGTGATCTCGGCCGAGGGGAGGATCGTCACTGCGGGCGCGATAGACACCCACATCCACTTCATCTGCCCACAGCAGATTGATGAGGCGCTGAGCGCAGGCGTAACGACAATGGTCGGCGGCGGAACTGGACCTGCCACGGGCTCCACTGCCACCAACTGCACCCCAGGACCTTGGCATATCAGTCGCATGCTGCAGGCCCTGGACGGCGCCCCCGTCAACGTCGCGATCGCCGGGAAGGGAAGCTCCTCCCGGCCCGAGGCCCTCATCGAGCAGATTGAAGCTGGCGCCTCCTGCCTCAAGGTACATGAGGATTGGGGCTCGACGCCCGCCGCCCTCGACTGCTGCCTCTCGGTCGCCGACGATCATGATGTTCAGGTGATGCTCCACGCCGATTCCCTGAACGAGGCCGGGTTCGTCGAGACGACCATTGCCGCGATCAAGGGACGCACGCTCCATGCTTTCCACACCGAAGGGTCCGGCGGAGGTCATGCGCCCGACATCATCAAGCTAGCCGGGTTTGCCAATGTCCTCCCCTCCTCCAACAACACGACGAGGCCGTTCACGGTCAACACGATCGACGAACATCTCGACATGCTGATGATCGTTCATCACCTCAACCCGAAGATCCCGGAGGATCTCGCCTTCGCCGAAAGCCGCATCCGCAAGGAAACCATCGCTGCCGAAGACATCCTCCACGACATGGGCGCCTTCTCGATCGTGGCTTCCGACAGCCAGGCGATGGGCCGCGTCGGCGAGACGATCATCCGTACCTTCCAAACGGCGCACAAGATGCGTCTGCAGCGCGGCCGCCTGCCCGAGGAGACCGGCGACAACGACAATTTCCGGGTGAAGCGCTACATCGCCAAAGTCACAATCAACCCCGCCACGACGCACGGTCTGGCCGAGCATATCGGCTCGGTTGAGGTCGGCAAGTTCGCCGATCTCGTTGTCTGGAATCCAGCGTTCTTCGCGGTGAAGCCGGATCTCGTTCTTAAGATGGGCATGATCGCCAGGGCCATGATGGGCGATCCCAACGGGTCGATATGGTCACCCCAGCCGATGCACAGCCGCCCTATGTTCAGCGCTTTCGGGCGAGCTACGAGCGCATCCGCGTTGATCTTCCTGAGCCCAGCTGCCCATTCGAGGGGCGTCGGCGAGAAACTGGCTCTCACCAAGCCGACTTTGCCGGTGAGCAACACCCGAGGAGGTCTGACCAAAGCCGCCATGGTGCACAATTCAGCGACCCCTCACATCGAGGTTGATCCGGAAACCTATGAAGTGCGCGCGGATGGCGAGTTGCTGACCTGCGAGCCTGCCGAAATGCTGCCGATGGCGCAGCGCTATTTCCTGTTCTGA
- a CDS encoding OprO/OprP family phosphate-selective porin produces the protein MSVVLRAGTALAAAASAAAWAAPKPTDIQGLEAKVRAQDDRIRQLEDQVQRLLARVPDPQPASAQAPPPGASAPAPAQSEAKASGEGEEVTIKLRGRVQVDASLGSGEDVSFGTQIRRFYLGAEGKLGGGFRYLAEADFAGNDVSLQDVLIGYEIDPDTELVVGHFKPSNTNDDLTSDVHTLFLERSAYASVFAPGRRIGAGVHHAGRDWGVRVGLFGEREDRALDTDRAEAWLASGRVHADLLPGDDVLHVAVSGYYSEPSSSERSVRITQKPELNRAPTVLDTGVFDPDHGMFGGAELAFAHGPFTVQAEGGALSYEGATAGPLFWGVSAQASWRWTGESRPYDVASGTFGRVKPDRSFADGGAGAFETGVRFTHVDLDDGNLLGGRLTTYGIVLNWFPVTRVRVSGNFIHAETDRLIGPDLKHNLFAVRGAVDW, from the coding sequence ATGTCGGTTGTTCTACGCGCCGGGACCGCGCTTGCCGCAGCGGCGTCGGCGGCTGCCTGGGCAGCGCCTAAACCGACAGACATACAAGGCCTGGAAGCCAAGGTTCGCGCACAGGACGATCGTATCCGCCAGCTCGAGGATCAGGTGCAGCGGCTTCTGGCGCGTGTGCCCGATCCGCAACCCGCCAGCGCTCAGGCACCGCCGCCCGGCGCGAGTGCGCCGGCGCCTGCGCAGAGCGAGGCCAAAGCGTCCGGTGAGGGCGAAGAGGTCACGATCAAGCTGCGCGGGCGCGTTCAGGTCGATGCCTCGCTCGGCAGCGGCGAGGATGTCTCGTTCGGGACCCAGATACGGCGCTTCTACCTGGGCGCCGAGGGCAAGCTCGGCGGCGGGTTCCGCTACCTCGCCGAGGCCGATTTCGCCGGCAACGACGTCAGCCTGCAGGACGTGCTGATTGGATACGAGATCGATCCGGACACCGAACTCGTGGTCGGCCATTTCAAGCCGTCCAACACGAACGACGATCTTACCTCGGACGTCCACACCTTGTTCCTCGAGCGTTCGGCCTATGCGAGCGTGTTCGCCCCCGGCCGCCGGATCGGGGCCGGCGTCCATCATGCCGGCCGCGACTGGGGCGTGCGGGTAGGGCTGTTCGGCGAGCGTGAGGACCGGGCGCTCGATACCGACCGGGCCGAGGCCTGGCTGGCGAGCGGGCGGGTCCATGCCGATCTTCTCCCCGGCGACGACGTGCTGCACGTCGCCGTCTCCGGCTATTATTCCGAGCCCTCCAGCAGCGAACGATCGGTGCGGATCACGCAGAAGCCGGAATTGAATCGCGCACCGACCGTCCTCGACACCGGCGTCTTCGACCCCGACCACGGCATGTTCGGCGGCGCCGAGCTCGCCTTCGCCCACGGTCCCTTCACCGTCCAGGCCGAAGGCGGCGCGCTGAGCTACGAGGGCGCGACCGCCGGTCCGCTGTTCTGGGGTGTATCAGCACAGGCTTCTTGGCGGTGGACCGGCGAATCCCGTCCCTATGACGTCGCCTCCGGCACGTTCGGCCGCGTAAAGCCCGACCGCTCGTTCGCCGACGGCGGCGCCGGCGCGTTCGAAACCGGGGTGCGCTTCACCCATGTCGATCTTGACGACGGCAACCTGCTCGGCGGCAGGCTCACGACCTACGGCATCGTCCTCAACTGGTTCCCCGTCACGCGGGTGCGGGTGAGCGGGAACTTCATCCATGCCGAGACCGACCGGCTGATCGGGCCCGACCTCAAGCACAACCTCTTCGCGGTCCGCGGCGCGGTCGATTGGTGA
- a CDS encoding urease accessory protein UreE has translation MVLDFNDRHRRRLTMTGEAGLGFLLDLPRARALRDGDGLVLANGSIVRVSAASEPLIEITAADLPSLVRIAWHLGNRHLPTQLLGDRLRIRRDHVIAAMVEGLGGKVVRVDAAFDPEGGAYAGTDGASRSHHHHVDHD, from the coding sequence GTGGTGCTGGACTTTAATGATCGCCATCGTCGGCGTCTAACGATGACTGGAGAAGCGGGCCTTGGCTTCCTGCTCGATCTTCCAAGGGCGCGGGCTCTCCGTGACGGCGATGGGTTGGTGCTCGCGAATGGCTCGATAGTCCGCGTGAGCGCCGCGTCGGAGCCGCTTATCGAAATCACTGCGGCGGACCTTCCAAGCCTCGTGCGGATCGCATGGCATCTCGGTAATCGCCACTTGCCGACCCAACTCCTCGGTGACCGCCTGCGGATTCGGAGAGACCATGTCATCGCTGCCATGGTGGAAGGTCTGGGCGGTAAGGTCGTGCGCGTTGATGCTGCATTCGATCCGGAAGGTGGCGCTTATGCCGGCACCGACGGCGCCAGTCGCAGTCATCACCATCATGTCGATCATGACTAA
- a CDS encoding urease subunit gamma: MLLTPREKDKLLVAIAASVARRRLERGLKLNHPEAVALISDFIVEGARDGRSVADLMEAGAHVIERNQVLEGVPEMIPSVQVEATFPDGVKLVSVHEPIR, encoded by the coding sequence ATGCTGCTGACGCCCCGCGAGAAGGACAAGCTCTTGGTAGCGATCGCGGCCAGTGTCGCCCGGCGAAGGCTCGAACGGGGCCTCAAGCTCAACCATCCCGAGGCCGTGGCGCTGATCAGCGACTTCATCGTGGAGGGCGCGCGCGACGGACGCTCGGTTGCAGACCTGATGGAGGCCGGCGCCCATGTCATCGAGAGAAATCAGGTGCTGGAGGGCGTGCCGGAGATGATCCCGAGCGTCCAGGTTGAGGCGACCTTCCCGGACGGCGTGAAGCTCGTTTCCGTGCACGAACCCATTCGTTGA
- a CDS encoding HupE/UreJ family protein: MPVRLFLAGAALMVLAAPALAHPALDGRTDGFVGGVAHPLLGLDHVAAMIAIGLWAAVLGRKATRQVPVAFVAAMVGGFLLAASGGSLPGVEPGIAASVLILGLLIAAAVRLPLAASMGLAGLFAVFHGHAHGSETSGNALAIGLGLGTSTILLLAAGLWVGTSLAQRRPPFARGLGAAIAGFGLVLVGGLA; encoded by the coding sequence ATGCCCGTTCGTCTTTTTCTTGCCGGAGCAGCACTGATGGTGCTGGCTGCGCCGGCTCTCGCTCACCCGGCCCTTGACGGCCGGACCGACGGGTTCGTGGGCGGCGTGGCGCATCCTCTGCTCGGGCTCGATCACGTCGCAGCGATGATCGCGATCGGGCTATGGGCCGCCGTTCTCGGCCGAAAAGCTACGCGGCAGGTTCCGGTTGCCTTCGTGGCTGCGATGGTCGGAGGTTTCCTTCTCGCTGCCTCAGGCGGCTCCCTCCCCGGCGTCGAACCCGGTATAGCGGCCTCCGTCCTCATCCTCGGACTTCTGATCGCGGCCGCCGTGCGCCTGCCGCTCGCCGCTTCGATGGGCCTCGCGGGCCTGTTCGCCGTCTTCCACGGCCATGCCCACGGCTCTGAGACAAGCGGTAACGCGCTGGCGATCGGCCTAGGCCTCGGCACCTCGACAATCCTGCTGCTCGCCGCCGGGCTCTGGGTCGGAACCTCGCTGGCGCAGCGGCGCCCGCCGTTCGCGCGCGGCCTCGGCGCAGCTATCGCCGGCTTCGGTCTCGTGCTCGTCGGAGGTTTGGCATGA
- a CDS encoding urease accessory protein UreF → MTKMDISASTVEPRAPGMALSHEGLVKLQTWFSPAFPIGAFSYSHGLERAVEVGDVQTARSLADWIEGLLRYGAGRSDAIILCEIWRAVMSLRWADARETAELAAALQPSAERRLESLSQGAAFQTAVRAAWPHAAIDEFAEACPVQVALPVACGVASAAHELPLEAVIVAYLHAFAANLVAAGVRLVPLGQTDGLRVSAELEPTILAIADEAMAADREDIGSACILADISSMLHETQYTRLFRS, encoded by the coding sequence ATGACTAAGATGGACATCTCCGCCAGCACGGTTGAGCCGCGAGCGCCCGGAATGGCGCTCTCTCATGAGGGGCTCGTCAAGCTCCAGACGTGGTTCTCCCCTGCCTTTCCGATCGGCGCTTTCAGCTACAGCCACGGGCTCGAGCGGGCGGTCGAGGTCGGCGACGTCCAGACTGCGCGCTCGCTGGCGGACTGGATCGAGGGTCTCCTGCGCTATGGCGCCGGAAGGTCGGACGCTATCATCCTTTGCGAGATCTGGCGCGCGGTCATGTCCTTGCGTTGGGCGGATGCGCGGGAAACCGCCGAGCTTGCTGCGGCGCTGCAACCCAGTGCCGAACGAAGGTTGGAGAGCCTCAGCCAAGGGGCGGCATTCCAGACGGCGGTCAGGGCGGCCTGGCCGCATGCTGCCATAGATGAGTTCGCCGAAGCCTGTCCCGTCCAGGTCGCGTTGCCTGTCGCTTGTGGTGTTGCCTCAGCTGCTCATGAGCTGCCGCTCGAGGCGGTGATCGTCGCTTATCTCCATGCATTTGCTGCAAATCTCGTCGCCGCCGGCGTGAGGCTCGTACCGTTGGGGCAGACGGACGGGCTGAGAGTCTCGGCCGAGCTGGAGCCCACGATCCTTGCGATTGCGGACGAGGCCATGGCGGCAGACCGCGAGGATATCGGTTCGGCCTGCATCCTCGCCGACATTTCGTCCATGCTCCACGAAACCCAGTATACGAGGCTCTTCCGCTCATGA